The window TAATCAATCCTTTGTGTTAGATATGCCGTGTTGAGGATGAAACTGTGTCGCATGTAACTTTTGGTTGTTTTCTAGCTCATAATGCCTGGACAAGCAGAACATTACCATTCCCGACAACTAGTTATCCGTAGTTATCTCAAAGAATATTGCATATGTTCTTAGGTTATCTCAAGAGAAGGCTAGGGTGACTTTTAGAACTACAACCATGGGTCACTTTTGGCTGAAGCTAATGCTAGGGAAGCTCAAGTGTAAAGTTTATTGTCCATGGATCTCAGATTTTGTACACTGGAGGAGCATGGATCATGCGGAACCATTTAGGTGATGCAGTGTTCCATGCACGGAAAGCATGCGTCATGTGAGTGAATCAGATTGCTGCGTATTAACACTTTAAGATTGTAAAAGTGATTTCTCATTAACCGTAAAAGAGTGTTTACATCAGCTTATATACAAGTGTAGGATTAAGTGAAATGAGGCTTAATCCTACATAAactatacaacatatatatgctAATATACCCCCCCCACCTCAAGCCGAAGCTTCCCAGGAAGAAAGAGGCTTGAAAAAGATAACCTGTTAAGGATGGAGTAAAATGGCGCTGGCTGTAATGGTTTAGTTAGAATGTCAGCCAGCTGGTTACCTGTGGAAACATGTAAAACTTTAAGAAAGCCCTTTTTAACCTGATCACGAGTCGTGTGGCAATCGATTTCAACATGTTTCGTCCTCTCGTGAAAACAAGATTATTGACAATGTGCATGGCCGATTTGTTGTCACAAAAGAGTTTAGCAGATGTATCCATAGTGATGTGAAGATCTTTCAAAATCTGATTCAACCAAAGCAACTCGCGTGTAGTGACCGCCATGCTGCGGTACTCTGATTATGTGCTACTACTACTCACAACATCTTGCTTCTTAGATTTCCAGGATATCAGTGAAGTTCCAAGAAAGACGTGCATACCAGTTATAGAACGTCGGCTCTCCAGGCACGTCCCCCAATCAACATCAGAAAAGCCATTCAGACAGATGTCTATATGAGCAGAGTAAAACAAGCCTTGTCCCGGATTGTTCTTCAGATACTTCAGAATGCGCAGAGCCGCTTTATAGTGCAGATCAGTTGGACAAGACAAATACTGACTCAAACGATTCACAGCAAAGGTGATATATGGTCGTGTAATGCACAAATACAGCAATCGACCAATAATCTCCCTGTAAGGTATACCATCAGAGAGTAAAATACCTGAATCCTTATTGAGTGTTTTCTTGTAGTCCATTGGGGTGGACTTTGGTTTACAACCAAGCAGACCAGAATCAACTAGCAGATCCAAACAATACTTCCTCTGACAAACAGAGATTCCATCTGCATTACGAGCAATATCCAATCCTAAGAAGAATCGAGCCGGACCTAGATCCTTAGTCTTGAATTTCTTAGCAAGAGCAGCCTTGATGCTCGCAACAGCTCCATCATTGTTACTGACAATTAgtatatcatccacataaaccaaCACTGTTGTATATGATGTGTTAGTTTCTTCAACAAACAGTGTATTGTCAGCAGGATATTGGTCAAAACCCTCATCAAGAAGCGCCTGAGATAAGCATTTATACCATTGCCGCGAGGCTTGCTTCAGGCCATAAAGCGACTTGTGAAGCTTACAAACCGAATTTGGTGGTAGAACGCCAGAAGTCGGTGTATATCCTTGAGGTAAGGTCATATAGACCTCCTCGTCTAAAAGTCACTATGCAGAAACGCATTGGTAACAACCATTTGATTTAAGCTCCAACCCTTCTTGGCAGCTAAACCTAAGACAAGATTAACACTAAGCCGGAAGAGGAGTAGCAACCGATGAACCAGTTAGAGAATCCGAAGTCtgaaaaataacattatcaGCTTTGGGGGTAACATTCTTTTGTCGCTCATCCTAAGTGACCATATTTAAAACTTCATCAAGAGAAGGAACCGGTTTAAGCATCAAAATATGACGTCTAGTAGACTCATAAGAAGCCTTAAGTCCCATAAGAAACTTAGTGATCCGGCTCCGCTGCTGCAGTATCTCCCACATAGCAGCTGCATTACATTCACACCTCCCACAGGTGCATAAAGGCAACTCAACATAGTTCTTATACTCTTCCCAAAGAGTAACCAAAACAGTATAATAAGATGTGACATCCATCGAACCTTGTTGAATCAAACTCGATTGCTGTTCAATCTCATAGACAAGAGGAGCAGTAGCTTGTTTAAATCTTGTTAACAGACTATTTCAAATCCCTTCAACAGTAGGAATATACAATAAACTCGCTCCTATTTTCTTGCTAACAGAGTTAATAAGCCACGTAGTGACCATATCATTGCAACGAGACCAAGAACCATAATCACGGTGATTCTCAGCAGGTTTAGGTACCGTACCATCAATGAAGCCAAGCTTTTTGCGGACATTGAGTCCCATGTGCACAGAACGACGCCATGAGTGGAAATCAGCTCCGGTGGTTAACCGATCTCAAGCGAGAGCCATCCCCGCATGATCGGAGCTATGCAAGAAATAGGGATTGTTGTAAATATCTGTTGATGAATCAGTAGAATTAGCACGATTCGGCGATGATGGAGCCATGAATCGAGCTTGGGAAACTCAGAAATCAAGAGAGAggatcaaaagaagaaagaaagacgAAAGTGCGGAAGAACAAATCTGAAGATAAAGAACTAGAAGATTCGCGAAAAAACTGAGAATACTTTGTTGATTCGAAGCACTCATTGATCAACTCGTAGATGAAAGCGAAAATGACGAAGCTCAAAAAGAAGATATCAAGAGGAGATCaccattgaagaagatgagtgtGACAAAGGACGAGCGTTTCACATCGTACCTAGCCTTAGGTGATCTGCTATGATACCAGATTTGTTAGAAGGTTTTATCTCtattgtttcttgctttttcctctgtttttcttcttctggtttcttGAATTTTTAGACGATTAAAAAAAGACGATATCTTAGGAGAGAATAAAGTTTATTTAGATTTTCAGAAAGTTGTTAATATGTGACACATTGTcaaaatctttttaatatacGTGCGGTAACCTCCTGAGTTATAGAACAAGATTAGACCTAGCTTGTCATGAACTAATTACTTAGTTGACAAGCTATCAGTGTGACATTTCATATATGTAAATTGCGCCGATCAACTTTTTACCAGAAGTCATAATATGATTACGGCATTTTAATTAAACAATGCTcatttgtgattaaaaaaacaaactttatgAAGATAATGAAAAAATCCATTTGGCTTAATCCTATGTGTTTAGTCTATAAAGACTATCTCTATGTTACTCTATATAATGAAGTATAGCTggaccaatagaaaaaaattgaagataCAGAAAGCCATGGTGGGTGACCTTTATGATCATATCCTCTGCAGGACCTCTGGTGTAGTGAgctttgttttcattattttggcTTATTTTCTGTGCCGAATTCGTGAGCAAGTACGCACTGAATTTGGATTTAAAGAGATATTCAAGAAAGTGAAGGTATAAACTTCCTTTCAAGTGCTTGAGACAGAAACCTTTATGCTCGGTTTGTTCAAGACCGGAATGGTATTCGTAGTATACTATTATTTCAACTAGATGCTTCCCCActcaacgcgtgggttgtggtatAGTTCgcactttcttattttttttttgtctttttcgttttctcttttgtattatttcgttatAATTAGGTATATACAAGCTTCGcagtcacttttatttatacactatatgtttatactattccgtttagatgtgtacaattgtggcgtttatttttatgaattatgaggatgttgttttttgcttttgaggatccaatcttatcattgactgatattgttcccaatacatttattgtattttagattttctaattaactgcttatgtaaacccttcatactttgatgttgcaataataagttatttaaaaaaaataattatcttccgtataaatgattatgtttgtatgcctatgttttggtctaatatcaataagatcgtttctgtttttctttagttggctttgaaatcAATTTTGAgctaagcaaataatgggtcgaattatagtgttaataagtaatataaattcttatgtatatatattgtatatatgtgactaagagtttagctaactaaaaaattctgtaatatttaaatataatcttgaatatatatatatatatatatatttatttgtgtgaggaatgtatggaattattagatagaagttatttttgagttaaatgaccttttatgcctttacagtgagttaaatattcataaatttttatatgtgtcttgacttttttaaaaaggaatatcaagtgtttccttccaaatttgaagtgacatagtattttagttttcttatatgattttatgaacttcaatgtaaaggtttttcaaagtaataagtacactcgcactgattgaattataaaatttggagaaatgtttatttcgattaatcatctgctcttttaaatatattaaataagtatgttgttgttcctacaaataggacaacatatattatagtttaaccatggagttaagcaatagAAATAGAACTTGTGATtacaagacaaaatgcttatatatattatgttacacattgatcgtttaaaaatgaataggaacatctaattctcaaataaagttgatttttttgttaaaaccaacatatgtgaatttaaatttaactatgcaaatttaaaaaataaatatgaatagattagaaaggcaagaaatataaaagaaatattttatttttatataaataaaataaaaattgaaaacaatgttaaatatatataatactttctaaattaaaatatagaatcaaactcttacaagttacaacacatatgagatataacaacatttgatattggtgggagaggaggagagaatgattactataagatggtaatccaaattagataatggagatgaatctttaaaaaatagaacaatgtaaaatatatatatatatatatatatatatatatataatactttctaaattaaaatataaaatcaaactcttacaacacatatgagatataacaacatttgataatggtgggagaggaggagagaatgattacttataagataataatccaaattagataatggagatgaatcttttaaaataagaacaatttaaaatatatatcatgtagtccctaaaattaaaatttattaaaaaattacaatgatatttcatttgttttatacaacccatacaacaaaaataagaaatcaataataaataaaaaaacgaaaaatgatttgaggtattgtagaaaagaatgagagaatgtgaaaatgagatagtaaaagaatttcaatatgagagaatgagagattgagagaatgcttatttatatgataagaaatgatggaagttacatttagaattagggagttaaaatagtaatttattgtgtttgaatataattgagtggtggaatatgattaatgcataatttatttattttcagttataattttattttaatgtgtgagttaaatgtattgtgtttattgggtcttatatattgtttaaagcaattagaaagcaaatagaaaacattaaatgaaaatcaaccaataaggagagaccaaaaccttacttttatatatatgatatattgctttaaactttgaaatgagaaatatattataaacaataattttacatgagaaatatattaatttagccaaccaaaatatgaatataagtttagccaaccaaaataatttaaaaatatcaaaatttaaccaaaaacattttctcttgaaagataaataagttattaggaggaatgaattaatgtacaattattgaaaataaaaggaataccaagtggctgaatcaaaaaattcacatgatttggttgtttgttgatataaaatcaacacttacacataatatttcaaaataaaaaaatattacttttgaagtgacaaactaaattagttttcttataaaattatatgaacttcaatctcaataatttttagaactccaaggataacttatatctttttacttttttttcactcatcaatttaatttatagtgctagatttcatactaatggtttcatctttaaaGAAActagttaaatggtatttttaaaatcagattttatttttatacttcagttccagttgaatatgatttcttttttggatcattttttattttgattaaacacacaaaaaccaattgtttaattatgttctttctgttttcaaaaacctcaaatcataaaaaattatatattatattgatctttgcagatttatcaattggatcacaaaacaaaatagtctttagaAATAGAGTTGTTAGacttgacaaaacaaaatagaatttataaatggaaaattatattgatctttataaattattaaaaatgatacatgaatatgtgagataaccggAGACATAGTAGATAATTAGATATTgatcatttcaacttcatgattttattgtgtggtgaatattgcaagaaagtatgaaaataatgacttataagaagttaatataaaatagacaatggagataaaccttttaaaagattaaaaaatatatataagatatacatatcatacaaactctaaaactaagcttttacaatgatatttgatttgacttttataacccatacaacaacaaaaacaaaaaaaaactcataacaaaaccaaacaataaaaaagagatttgagagtagtggaagaagatgagagaatgaaagagtgatagattaagagaataagataatgagtatttataggaagagaaatgatgaaaaattacatttagaaaaatgagagttacaattctaatttattgttttttttaatacaattgattaatacaacttagtggagaaataaagttaatgcatagtTTATAGGgggaatttatatgatttcagttttatattatgtgagttaaatgtaaagattaaatgtttttaaatttgtgttttaatataaatatttttttgttaaaattacattaccaagtggaccaataagaagagagtgaaacctgacttttatatatatgatttttctgttttgcatCAAAGGAAGattgtttcttattatttcGTGTCCATTCATACATTAAAAAGtatagaaaataagaaaatataattttattctttatttcttttcgtaaagaaaaaaaccataaaatgtTGTGATGAATTcctatattttctgtttttgtgttatttcaTTTAAAGCAAGAAACCCaagaaaagaaatcataatttgttatataattcCAATTAGTTTTCCTAATTTAGTTTTATCGAATCTGAAAATAAAGtagaaacaattttttcttttctttttagttataACTGATGTGTcgtaatgttttgttttgagttgcgttctatatttttctttgattgatGTCTCAGCTCCTCGTGAGTCATCACaccaaaaaattgatttgtggAGAGACTCTAGCAACGTTATAGTGTTGATGAAGACCCAAGTAAACAAATCAGCCAGTTAGAAAATGTCTTGGAGCAACTAATAATTTAAGCTGGGAAGTCGTGTTGACAACAACTTCCTCTATTTATGTAAGCTGCATCGAATTCTTTTACCTGCAGATCCAAGAAATAAATACAACAGTTGacagaataaaattaaaaataaataacattgcaaGTAGGATTCATCTATTGCATAATGTTATTGTTTTAAAGTTGTTTTAAGATTGAATCAAAGAACACATTTCTTTATTACTTAAGAAAATTATCTCAAAACTTaagctctctcaatctctctctcttaaaacCTAAGTTATGTTACAAGCAGAGCCGGCTCAAGCCACAAGCTAGTGAAACATGTGCTTGTGGCCCtgaaaataataagtaaatttTCGgcttttttttggcaggaatCCCTTATAGCTCTACTGGTTAAGTGTTAGGGAGAGTAGAGAATGGTATTGGGTTTGAATCCTACATTTGCATAAActtacaacttttttttccttttatgagttaggccttttttttttaagcttgtAGCCCTGAAAATGTAGTTGGCTCTGGTCACAAGTGGACAtctacttatatataaaacctttGTCCTAATCCTATTAGTAAACACTTTGGTTACATAACTCCTAACCCTCCTTGATCCTTATCTTCTTAACCATGACTCGGTTTAGATAAGGATTACCCCATTTCTCAAGTTGACTTCATGCTTAAGCCAACATTCTCCCTTCTAAGCTTGAAGTCTTGTTTGCTCATATCCTCTACGCCGATGAGGTTCCTTATTTCCTTGTACTTGATTCTTCCTAAAACCTTTGTTAAGATGTCAGCCTTTTGCTCCTCCCCAGGAAATTGTTCAACTTCGACTTGGCCATTTTTGACACATTCACGAATGAAGTGGCACCTTGTGTGAATATGCTTGCTCTGGCCATGGAATACCAGATTTCTTGTAAGAGAAATGGCAGACTGGTTGTCTATCCGAATAACAACGCTTTCCAATGGTAACTCGTTGATCTCACTGAGGAGTTTTTGGAGCCAAATCGCCTGCCTTGTTGCCTCAGTTGCGGCCATGAACTCCACTTCACACAAAGAAAACACTAATGTGTCTTGTTTTGAGAACACCATGTGATCAAGCGACCACCAAGATAAAACACATGTCTTGTTGTGCTCCTGTCGTCGTCCGGGTCTTCATTGTGACTGATGTCACTGTATCCAACAAGCTTCGAACATGGTGAAGAAGACCTCTTGAAAACCAAACCAAGTAAAGTAGTACCTCTCAAGTACCTTAGGCAATGCTTCATGGCTGCTCCTTGTGACTCCTTAGGATATTGCATATAGCGGCTTAGAACCCCTACACAATATGACAGATCAGGCCGTGTATGTAACAGGTTTCAGAAAGACCATATGATCCTCCTGTAACTCATTCCATCAATGTCCTTTTCCTTTAACGCCTTTGATAGCTTTAGACCTTCCTCCATTGGTGTTTGCGTCGAGTTGCAGTCTTTCATTCCAActtcttttaagatttttaacgCATATCGTTCTTGATTCAAAGTTATTCCTTCATGTGTTAGACATACTTCTATTCCAAGATAGTATGTCAATCTTCCCAGATCACTCATCTCGAATTTTGATGCCATCTCCCTCTTGAAGCTC is drawn from Camelina sativa cultivar DH55 chromosome 1, Cs, whole genome shotgun sequence and contains these coding sequences:
- the LOC109126935 gene encoding uncharacterized protein LOC109126935 — encoded protein: MTLPQGYTPTSGVLPPNSVCKLHKSLYGLKQASRQWYKCLSQALLDEGFDQYPADNTLFVEETNTSYTTVLVYVDDILIVSNNDGAVASIKAALAKKFKTKDLGPARFFLGLDIARNADGISVCQRKYCLDLLVDSGLLGCKPKSTPMDYKKTLNKDSGILLSDGIPYREIIGRLLYLCITRPYITFAVNRLSQYLSCPTDLHYKAALRILKYLKNNPGQGLFYSAHIDICLNGFSDVDWGTCLESRRSITGMHVFLGTSLISWKSKKQDVVSSSST